In Mucilaginibacter celer, one DNA window encodes the following:
- a CDS encoding succinate dehydrogenase cytochrome b subunit, with amino-acid sequence MSEFKQTLNSSLGKKLIMALTGLFLCTFLIVHVGGNLLLFKNDNGFSFNVYANFLTHFPPIEVIAYLLYLSILVHALYGLILTVKNRKARPVRYAVAAKSDASWSSKNMGLLGSIMFLFIVIHMGDFWFRYHNDKNMGFKEYRTDLATGVTTDAEYKPVSADFSHSVSTENNVEIVRVKDLHARVSESFSNLIYVIFYVIAMGAVAFHLLHGFQSAFRTLGWVHRKYTPVVYFIGTWLFAVIIPLAFAAMPVYYYFLSTQGAH; translated from the coding sequence ATGAGCGAATTCAAACAAACCTTAAACTCGTCGCTGGGCAAAAAGCTTATCATGGCTTTAACAGGCTTGTTTCTGTGCACATTTTTAATTGTGCATGTGGGCGGCAACCTGCTGTTGTTTAAAAACGATAACGGTTTCAGTTTTAACGTGTATGCCAACTTCCTTACGCATTTTCCGCCTATTGAAGTGATAGCATACTTGTTGTACCTTTCCATTTTAGTGCATGCACTATACGGTTTGATCCTGACTGTCAAAAACCGTAAAGCCCGCCCGGTGCGTTACGCCGTAGCGGCAAAGTCTGATGCCTCATGGTCGTCAAAAAACATGGGCCTTTTAGGTTCTATCATGTTCCTTTTCATCGTTATCCACATGGGCGATTTTTGGTTCCGTTACCATAACGATAAAAACATGGGCTTTAAAGAGTACCGTACCGATCTGGCTACCGGCGTAACAACCGATGCTGAATACAAACCGGTAAGTGCCGATTTCAGCCACTCGGTATCAACCGAAAACAATGTTGAAATTGTAAGGGTGAAAGATTTGCACGCACGCGTATCCGAAAGCTTCAGCAACCTTATTTACGTTATATTTTACGTAATAGCTATGGGCGCTGTGGCATTCCACTTGCTGCATGGTTTCCAGAGCGCGTTCCGCACGCTGGGCTGGGTACACCGTAAATATACCCCGGTAGTTTATTTTATTGGCACATGGCTGTTCGCGGTTATTATTCCGCTGGCTTTTGCTGCCATGCCGGTATATTATTACTTTTTATCAACCCAGGGAGCTCACTAA
- the pdeM gene encoding ligase-associated DNA damage response endonuclease PdeM yields MISAATPFNLLGQDLLLTPQKAIYWQQQKALIIADVHLGKVGHFRKAGIAVPRDMEQSDLAVLSDLIYEYQPEKLIFLGDLFHSDLNNDWDWFVLWRSQFPALNIILIKGNHDIIADKHYQNLNVELHDELLIGPFLMMHHPLPTEAQTPEGYVFCGHIHPGVNLSGRARQSITLPCFAFGDRQAVLPSFGKFTGRVAIRSRQTDRIFAVLKDKVIAID; encoded by the coding sequence ATGATAAGTGCGGCTACTCCTTTTAACCTGCTGGGGCAGGACCTTTTATTAACACCACAAAAAGCTATTTACTGGCAGCAACAAAAAGCCCTTATTATTGCCGATGTGCATTTGGGCAAGGTAGGCCATTTCCGTAAGGCGGGCATTGCTGTACCAAGGGATATGGAGCAAAGCGACCTGGCCGTACTTTCCGATCTTATCTACGAATATCAACCCGAAAAACTGATCTTTTTAGGCGATCTTTTCCACAGTGATCTCAATAACGACTGGGATTGGTTTGTACTCTGGCGCAGCCAGTTCCCGGCTTTAAATATCATCCTGATAAAAGGCAACCATGATATTATTGCCGATAAACACTATCAAAACCTCAACGTCGAGCTTCATGATGAACTGCTGATAGGCCCTTTCCTGATGATGCACCACCCATTGCCTACCGAAGCGCAAACGCCCGAAGGCTACGTTTTTTGCGGCCACATCCACCCAGGCGTAAACCTAAGCGGCAGGGCCAGGCAAAGCATCACCTTACCATGTTTTGCCTTCGGCGACAGACAGGCGGTTTTGCCATCCTTCGGCAAGTTTACAGGCAGGGTAGCCATCCGCAGCCGCCAAACCGATAGGATTTTTGCCGTATTGAAGGATAAAGTGATCGCTATCGATTAA
- a CDS encoding DUF6249 domain-containing protein, which produces MHAGELGVLAGIIIPLSLFAMIFGIVYLKKRENLAMIERNIDPRSYKPQSAPYQNLKWGLLLIGSGLGLFLAYVLNRAVFNGFNDDAFFLYISLIAIFGGAGLFVSYRIEKREVLDKEDQRIEKL; this is translated from the coding sequence ATGCATGCAGGTGAATTGGGCGTATTAGCAGGAATTATAATACCCCTCAGCTTATTCGCAATGATCTTCGGGATCGTTTACTTAAAAAAACGTGAAAATTTGGCCATGATCGAAAGAAATATCGATCCACGGAGTTACAAACCACAATCGGCTCCTTATCAAAACTTAAAATGGGGGCTGTTGCTAATCGGCTCGGGTTTGGGTTTGTTTTTAGCTTATGTTTTAAACCGTGCCGTGTTTAACGGTTTTAACGATGACGCATTCTTTTTATATATATCCTTAATAGCCATCTTCGGTGGAGCCGGTTTATTTGTATCGTACCGAATTGAAAAACGCGAAGTGCTGGATAAGGAAGATCAGCGCATTGAAAAACTATAA
- a CDS encoding DinB family protein, producing the protein MIKKPQTGDYSPFAAGYVGLLGDNDVIAMLEQQMDYSYQLFNNLNNEQGLYAYEPGKWTVKQALGHMIDTERTFAYRAMVFSRNNIELPGFDQDIYVNNTDFNNQDIKALAEEFRSLRRANLYMVKAFSDEQLARTGIASNHLFTVAAFVFMLAGHERHHLNIFKERYGIG; encoded by the coding sequence ATGATAAAAAAACCACAAACGGGTGATTATTCGCCTTTTGCAGCGGGATATGTGGGCCTTTTAGGCGATAATGATGTAATTGCGATGCTTGAACAGCAAATGGATTATAGCTATCAATTGTTTAACAACCTGAACAATGAGCAGGGATTATATGCCTACGAGCCCGGCAAGTGGACTGTGAAACAGGCCCTCGGCCACATGATTGATACCGAACGCACTTTTGCTTACCGCGCCATGGTTTTTTCGCGCAACAACATCGAACTTCCGGGTTTTGATCAGGACATCTATGTAAACAACACTGATTTCAATAATCAGGATATCAAAGCATTGGCCGAAGAGTTTAGGTCACTCCGCCGTGCTAACCTTTATATGGTTAAAGCCTTTAGCGATGAACAATTAGCGCGCACCGGTATCGCCAGTAACCACCTGTTTACCGTAGCTGCCTTTGTGTTTATGCTGGCCGGGCACGAGCGCCATCATTTAAATATTTTTAAAGAGCGGTATGGAATTGGATAG
- a CDS encoding sensor histidine kinase, producing MNPYQHKKRWKYLLLAFAVVIASGSLFYTSYLVKNIAKSERTRAQVWAISMRQILASDDNDFLNYVFAVRDSLTVPAIITDGKGEIVTYRGLDTTRTSIKLEAETKKYKKYDPAYFKEELEYMKEQHAPIKLKVFGEDNYVYYKDSPLLSQLRLFPYVQLTVIAIFLLMAYTAFSSSRKSEQDRVWVGLAKETAHQLGTPISSLIAWIELMKEKFNAQDDVLIAEMENDVKRLEIVADRFSKIGSKAVLEEHSVYAVVKDFVDYFKVRVSKNISFEFTGNPHLKAGLNVPLFDWVLENLLKNAVNAIEGKGSIKVDICGNKVKNQVFIDITDTGKGIARSKFDTVFQPGYTTRKRGWGLGLSLTKRIIENYHNGQIFVKDSELGKGTTFRIVLKNTRNDKKTTNG from the coding sequence ATGAACCCATATCAACATAAAAAACGTTGGAAGTATTTGCTCCTCGCCTTTGCGGTAGTGATAGCCAGCGGTTCGTTATTTTACACCAGTTATCTTGTAAAAAACATTGCTAAATCCGAGCGTACGCGTGCGCAGGTTTGGGCTATAAGTATGCGGCAGATCCTTGCTTCGGATGATAATGATTTTTTAAATTACGTGTTTGCCGTTCGGGACAGCCTCACGGTACCAGCCATTATTACCGATGGAAAGGGCGAAATAGTTACCTATCGCGGGCTTGATACTACCCGAACGTCTATCAAGCTTGAAGCAGAAACCAAAAAATATAAAAAGTACGATCCGGCTTATTTTAAAGAAGAGCTGGAGTATATGAAAGAGCAACACGCGCCCATCAAGCTTAAAGTTTTTGGCGAGGATAATTATGTTTATTATAAAGATTCGCCTTTGCTGTCGCAGCTGCGCCTGTTTCCTTATGTACAGCTTACCGTAATAGCCATATTTTTGCTGATGGCCTACACGGCATTCAGCTCCTCGCGCAAATCAGAGCAGGACAGGGTTTGGGTTGGTCTTGCTAAAGAAACGGCCCACCAGCTGGGCACGCCCATTTCGTCGCTTATTGCCTGGATTGAGTTGATGAAGGAGAAATTCAATGCCCAGGATGATGTGCTGATAGCCGAAATGGAAAACGATGTAAAACGCCTGGAAATAGTAGCAGATCGTTTCTCGAAAATTGGATCGAAGGCCGTACTGGAAGAGCACAGCGTGTACGCCGTTGTAAAAGATTTTGTTGATTACTTTAAAGTGCGCGTAAGTAAAAACATCAGCTTTGAGTTTACCGGCAACCCGCATTTAAAAGCCGGCCTTAATGTGCCTTTGTTTGATTGGGTGTTGGAAAACCTGTTAAAAAACGCAGTTAACGCTATTGAAGGTAAAGGCAGCATTAAAGTGGATATTTGCGGTAACAAGGTTAAAAACCAGGTTTTTATTGATATTACTGACACCGGTAAGGGAATTGCCCGCTCAAAATTCGATACTGTTTTTCAGCCGGGTTACACCACACGCAAACGCGGCTGGGGTCTGGGTTTATCGCTAACCAAGCGTATTATTGAAAATTACCACAACGGGCAGATTTTTGTAAAAGACTCTGAATTGGGTAAAGGCACAACTTTCAGGATTGTATTAAAAAACACACGCAATGATAAAAAAACCACAAACGGGTGA
- the gltX gene encoding glutamate--tRNA ligase → MTDKKVRVRFAPSPTGGLHLGGVRTVLFNYMFAKKNGGDFVLRIEDTDQTRYVEGAEQYILDCLKWCGLHADESPEVGGPYAPYRQSERKPLYREYAERLVMEGHAYYAFDTAEELDKNRKEIPNFQYGQAYRQTLRNSLSLPQHEVDELLAAGTPHVIRIKMPEGETISFNDMIRGFVSFETGLVDDKVLLKADGMPTYHLAVVVDDYLMKITHAFRGEEWLPSAPVHLLLWEYLGWKADMPQWAHLPLILKPDGHGKLSKRDGARLGFPVYAMNWFDAKTGELTPGFRELGFLPEAFINLLATLGWNDGTDQELFTLDELIEKFSIERVNKSGAKFDFEKAKWFNAEWIKKSEAGSLKPEVSKVLADKGIVIDDEEYLERVISLVKERCVLIPDFYQQGGFFFEQPKEYDLNAVKPKWTDAKTEFFNTYIAQLSTETSTDAHELEAKFKALAEEKGLKIGDVMLPFRVMLVGGKFGPHVFDIVVLLGKEETISRIEKALVEFTAA, encoded by the coding sequence ATGACCGATAAAAAAGTAAGAGTCCGTTTTGCACCCAGCCCTACCGGTGGTTTACACCTTGGCGGCGTGCGCACCGTATTATTTAACTACATGTTCGCCAAAAAAAATGGCGGCGATTTTGTTTTGCGAATTGAGGATACCGACCAAACCCGCTATGTGGAAGGTGCCGAACAATATATTTTAGATTGCCTTAAATGGTGCGGCCTTCATGCCGATGAAAGCCCGGAAGTGGGCGGCCCTTACGCGCCCTACCGCCAAAGCGAACGCAAACCGCTTTACCGCGAATATGCTGAGCGCCTGGTAATGGAAGGTCATGCCTATTACGCTTTTGATACCGCCGAAGAATTGGATAAAAACCGTAAGGAGATTCCGAATTTTCAATACGGGCAGGCTTATCGCCAAACTTTGCGCAACTCGTTGTCATTACCTCAGCACGAGGTTGATGAACTGCTTGCCGCCGGTACCCCGCACGTGATCCGGATTAAAATGCCTGAAGGAGAAACCATCAGCTTTAATGACATGATTCGCGGTTTTGTAAGTTTTGAAACCGGTTTGGTTGATGATAAAGTGTTGCTAAAGGCCGATGGCATGCCAACCTATCATTTGGCTGTAGTGGTTGATGATTACCTGATGAAAATTACCCATGCCTTCCGTGGTGAAGAGTGGTTGCCATCTGCCCCTGTACACCTGTTGCTTTGGGAATACCTGGGCTGGAAAGCCGATATGCCGCAATGGGCGCATTTACCACTGATACTAAAACCCGATGGTCATGGCAAGTTAAGCAAACGCGACGGTGCGCGCCTTGGTTTCCCGGTATATGCCATGAACTGGTTTGATGCTAAAACGGGCGAATTAACTCCCGGTTTCCGCGAGTTAGGCTTTTTGCCTGAGGCCTTTATTAACCTGTTGGCAACTTTAGGCTGGAACGATGGTACCGATCAGGAATTGTTTACACTGGATGAACTGATCGAAAAATTCTCGATAGAACGTGTTAATAAATCGGGCGCTAAGTTTGATTTTGAAAAAGCCAAATGGTTCAACGCCGAGTGGATCAAGAAGTCTGAAGCCGGAAGTCTGAAGCCGGAAGTTAGTAAGGTTTTGGCTGATAAAGGGATTGTGATAGATGATGAAGAGTATCTTGAAAGAGTTATCAGTCTGGTAAAAGAACGTTGTGTATTGATCCCTGATTTTTACCAGCAGGGAGGGTTCTTTTTTGAGCAACCTAAAGAATATGACCTGAATGCGGTTAAACCAAAATGGACAGACGCTAAAACTGAGTTTTTTAATACGTACATAGCCCAATTAAGTACCGAAACATCTACAGATGCGCACGAGCTCGAAGCCAAATTTAAAGCTTTGGCCGAAGAAAAAGGTTTGAAAATTGGCGATGTGATGCTGCCTTTCCGCGTGATGTTGGTTGGTGGTAAGTTTGGCCCGCATGTGTTTGATATTGTGGTGTTGTTGGGTAAGGAGGAAACTATTAGCAGGATAGAAAAAGCGCTTGTTGAATTCACCGCAGCCTGA
- a CDS encoding low molecular weight protein-tyrosine-phosphatase, whose protein sequence is MKILMVCLGNICRSPLAEGVMQHLSDEHNLGWQVDSAGTGNWHVGEAPDRRSIRAARNHGIDISKQVCRQFRRADFEYFDHIFVMDRNNLSDVLNMARNDDQAAKVKLLLGDKVVPDPYYDDSQFEPVFELIEGGCKDIIAKLREV, encoded by the coding sequence ATGAAAATCCTAATGGTATGCCTTGGCAATATCTGCCGTTCGCCGCTGGCGGAGGGCGTAATGCAGCACCTTTCTGATGAACATAATCTTGGCTGGCAGGTTGATTCGGCCGGAACAGGCAATTGGCACGTGGGTGAAGCGCCCGACAGGCGATCTATCCGCGCCGCACGCAATCATGGCATCGACATCAGCAAACAGGTATGCCGTCAATTTCGCCGCGCCGATTTCGAGTACTTTGATCACATTTTTGTGATGGACCGTAATAACCTGAGCGATGTTTTGAATATGGCCCGCAATGATGATCAGGCTGCTAAAGTAAAGTTATTGCTTGGCGATAAAGTGGTGCCCGATCCATATTATGATGATAGCCAGTTTGAGCCGGTTTTTGAATTGATTGAGGGTGGGTGTAAAGATATTATCGCGAAGTTGAGAGAGGTTTAA
- a CDS encoding FkbM family methyltransferase produces MTVYDRLLIYLNKHSFRGKDRFYAFLQRFGFKKLLTVNCAFNIRMNLNPYEYIDGIAIKEGFYESEVTDAILLNLGNNGTFWDIGANIGLHSIAVKKNRPGVNVVSFEPNPKTLGLLYENAKLNELNIDICEFALFDQMQITTLYIAEGNSGMTTITPWNKLDYKSTVKCQTLTGNYLVKNGFEIPNILKIDTEGSELQVINGCSDFLGKPEVKAVIFEGHMDLANDDSANEIVTTLKGHGFNIITELKRKENTHHALSNYILLKS; encoded by the coding sequence ATGACCGTTTACGACAGGCTTTTAATATACTTAAACAAACATTCGTTCAGGGGAAAAGACAGATTTTACGCTTTCCTGCAAAGGTTTGGGTTTAAAAAACTACTAACTGTTAATTGCGCCTTTAATATCCGGATGAACCTCAATCCGTATGAGTACATTGACGGCATAGCCATTAAGGAGGGTTTTTACGAATCGGAAGTAACAGATGCCATATTGTTAAACCTTGGCAATAACGGTACGTTTTGGGATATTGGCGCTAACATAGGGCTGCACAGCATAGCTGTTAAAAAAAACAGGCCCGGGGTAAATGTTGTGAGTTTTGAGCCGAATCCAAAAACGCTGGGATTGCTTTATGAAAATGCAAAGCTCAACGAACTGAATATTGATATATGCGAATTTGCATTGTTTGATCAAATGCAGATCACCACACTATATATTGCCGAAGGTAATTCGGGCATGACAACAATTACGCCCTGGAACAAGCTCGACTATAAATCGACCGTAAAGTGCCAAACCTTAACAGGAAACTACCTGGTAAAAAACGGCTTTGAAATCCCCAACATTTTGAAAATTGACACCGAGGGCTCGGAATTGCAGGTAATAAATGGTTGTTCTGATTTTTTGGGCAAGCCCGAAGTTAAAGCGGTTATTTTTGAGGGGCATATGGATTTGGCAAACGACGATTCGGCAAATGAAATTGTAACTACATTAAAAGGACACGGGTTTAATATAATAACTGAACTTAAACGGAAGGAAAACACGCATCACGCGCTTTCCAACTATATTTTGCTTAAGTCGTAG